The genomic stretch CTATCGAGGTCTTTTAACCCTGAGTTTTGGAATTATGCAAAATTGATAAGTGGAGTACTTCGTCACGGGATGCCATTGCTGGATGTGGTGCATATGGTGGAAAACTTACACTTGAGTGATGAATCACTTAATACCTGGAAAAACGGTGTGGTGCGTGCGCTAAAGAAATATATCCCTAATGGTACCAAAGCTGTGGAAAGCACCTGTGGCGAATGTGGTGAGGATGCCGTAATTTATCAGGAAGGCTGCCTTATTTGCAAAAGCTGTGGAAACAGTAAATGTGGGTAGAAATTAGAGTATAGTGATGAACAAAAAAAAGGGCTTCGAAAATTTGCGAAGCCCTTTTTTATTTGTTGAAATCACGTGGATTATCACATTAACCCTCTTGATTTGAGTTCAAGATATTTATTTATAGTGTTGGCAGTAAGGTCTTCAGGCTTTGTTTTTATGGTTTGAATTCCCACCTTTTGAAGTTCATACATTACCTGATCCAATTCTTCACTTAGTCGCTGAGCCATTGTTTGGGAGGCAATGTCAAAAAGGTTTGTCACCTTGTTGCTTTTAAATTTTTGAAGCTCCGTATTTTCAAAGAAAACAACTACTAAAAGATGATCTCGGTTTATTCGTTTTAATTCAGGAAGAGCTCTTTGCAAAGCATTTAGACTCATGAAGTTGGTGAACAAAAGTAGCATAGAACGGCTTTTGACTTTTGTGCGAAGTGATTCGTATAAACCTTGAAAATTGCTCTCATATTCGCCTTCAGTTTGAACGTAAAGGCTATCAAGTATTTTTTGAATTTGGTTGTTTCTTCGCTGTGCAGGGATGAAGGATTCTAATTCTTTCGAAAAGGTAATTAAGCCAACATTATCTTGGTTACGCAAAGCTATATTAAGAATGGTGAGAGAGGTATTAATCGCGTAATCCATTAGACTCAATCCTTCAAAAGGCATTCGCATTACGCGGCTTTTATCAATTATAGCATATACCTTTTGCGATTTTTCTTCTTGATAGTTATTTACCATCATATGCCCCACGCGGCTGCTTGCTTTCCAGTTGATAGAGCGAGGATCGTCACCCGGTACATATTGACGAATATCTCCGAATTCGTAGCCATGACCAATTCTTGGAGTTTTTCGAATTCCATCTTGTGTATGCCCGGTATTAAAAAGCATTAATTCAAACTTTCGCATTTGCTCAAATGATGGATATACCTTTACTATTTGCTTAGCTGATATCGTTTTACGGTATTCTACAAGTCCAAATTTGCCAGTAAAGAAAACATTGGTATTATGAAAAACGTACTCACCACGAGTGAGGGGTTTTAAAGAATAAGTGTGAACTTCAGAACTTTCACTTTCCACTTTTTGCAAGACTTCAAAGTCCCTTTTTTGAAACTGCAGGGGTAACTCATCAATGATTCTAATTGATACCGAATGACTACCAGTATTCTTGATCAAGAGCTTTACTTCATTAAAATCAGACATTGAGAAGTGTTTTGGTACTTTTCTGCTGATACTAATAAATTGGGCTTGCTTAGCGCTGTTTTGCAGGTCTATCGCAATGCCGATAAATAACGTAGCTAAAGTGATAAAACCAATGTATACAAGCCAAGGCCAACTAAAGCCAAGGGCAAATAGTAAAGACGCAAAACCCAAAAGGTAAAATACTCTGTTTTTAAGAAAAATAGGCTTTAAAAACTTCATCGAGGAACTTCAATGTCTTCTAGAATAGATTCAATAATGTCATTTGTAGTAAAACCTTCCATCTCGGCAGTAGCACTAGGTATAAGGCGGTGATTGAGTACTGGGTGGCAGGCACGTTGTACATCGTCAGGCTTTACAAAATTGCGTCCGGCCATTGCTGCAAAGGCTTTGGAAACTCGCATTATGGCTAAAGATGCTCGAGGTGAAGCTCCCAAATATATAGATTGATGATTGCGAGTGGCTTGTATTATTTGAGTGATATAACCCAAAATTTGCTTGTCGATATGAATTTGCTGAATGTAGTTTTCACATTCTTTCAAGCTATCCTTGTTTAAAATACTGGAAACGTTTTCTTCAATTTTTCGGTCAAAATCGTTTTGAAACCTTTCAAGAATTGCCAGCTCATCTTCAGCATTGGGATATGGAACCTTTATTTTAAAAACAAATCTATCCAGTTGAGCTTCAGGAAGACGGTAAGTGCCTTCTTGATCAATGGGGTTTTGAGTGCCTATTACCAAAAATGGATAAGCAAGCGGATAGGTAGTTCCTTCCATAGTTATCTGTCGTTCCTCCATTACCTCAAATAGGGCGGACTGAGTTTTGGCTGGAGAACGATTGATCTCATCAATCAATACGAAATTTGTAAAAATTGGCCCTTTGTGAAAAGAGAAGTCCCCATTTTTTTGATCAAAAACCATGGTGCCCAAAACGTCAGAAGGCATAAGGTCGGGAGTAAACTGTATACGCTTAAAATCTACACTGATAGCTTGTGAAAGAAGCTTTACCAAAAGTGTTTTTGCCACTCCGGGAAATCCTTCTAAAAGCACATGACTATTGGTAAAGAGTGCTGCAAGTGTTTCTTCAATGGCATTGTCCATGCCTATCAGTACTTTATTAAGCTCAGTTTTAATGTCAGCTACATTTTGCTGCACTACATTGCTTGTTTGTTCCGTATCTACTGCCGGACTGTTCATTGGAGAAGTGGTACTTTCTTCAGTATTATTTTCTTCAGGAGTGTTTTTTTCTTCAATCATTTTTTCACCAGTTTATAGTATTCAGTGAGCATTTGGTACAGCTCCACATTGTCTCTTATTTTAGAAGATGGATTGTAAACAATTTGTCGCTCCAATTTTAAAATTGACTCTATTAAATCTAATGGTACCTTAGTTTTTTTAGCAATTTCAGTGGCTAATCCATCATTGTCTTTTGTACGCTTTATACCAAACTTTCTTCGGTTAAAATTATTGAAAAGCTTCATGAGCTCTATGGCCAAATAGCGTCCGCTACTTGCTTGGTAGTACAACGCACCTAATGATTGGGCGAAGGCTATAGAGGTATTTTCAACACGAGGAATAAGCGGAATTATCCGTTGTTGTCTTTTGCTGCGAAATACTACAAAGAGTAATGCAGCTGCCAAAATAGAATACCATGCATATTTTAGCGGAGGGTGTTGCATCACAAATCGTAAAGGTGTTTTACTATTGGCCACATCGTTATCACTGCGAAAAACTTTATGGTATTCATCCCAAATAATTGGTTGATTGGGTAGATGGTTAATTACTTGATCAGCATATTCAAAGCCGTCATTTTCCAACAAGTATAAATTGGTGA from Owenweeksia hongkongensis DSM 17368 encodes the following:
- a CDS encoding AAA family ATPase, whose product is MIEEKNTPEENNTEESTTSPMNSPAVDTEQTSNVVQQNVADIKTELNKVLIGMDNAIEETLAALFTNSHVLLEGFPGVAKTLLVKLLSQAISVDFKRIQFTPDLMPSDVLGTMVFDQKNGDFSFHKGPIFTNFVLIDEINRSPAKTQSALFEVMEERQITMEGTTYPLAYPFLVIGTQNPIDQEGTYRLPEAQLDRFVFKIKVPYPNAEDELAILERFQNDFDRKIEENVSSILNKDSLKECENYIQQIHIDKQILGYITQIIQATRNHQSIYLGASPRASLAIMRVSKAFAAMAGRNFVKPDDVQRACHPVLNHRLIPSATAEMEGFTTNDIIESILEDIEVPR
- a CDS encoding DUF58 domain-containing protein, coding for MKFLKPIFLKNRVFYLLGFASLLFALGFSWPWLVYIGFITLATLFIGIAIDLQNSAKQAQFISISRKVPKHFSMSDFNEVKLLIKNTGSHSVSIRIIDELPLQFQKRDFEVLQKVESESSEVHTYSLKPLTRGEYVFHNTNVFFTGKFGLVEYRKTISAKQIVKVYPSFEQMRKFELMLFNTGHTQDGIRKTPRIGHGYEFGDIRQYVPGDDPRSINWKASSRVGHMMVNNYQEEKSQKVYAIIDKSRVMRMPFEGLSLMDYAINTSLTILNIALRNQDNVGLITFSKELESFIPAQRRNNQIQKILDSLYVQTEGEYESNFQGLYESLRTKVKSRSMLLLFTNFMSLNALQRALPELKRINRDHLLVVVFFENTELQKFKSNKVTNLFDIASQTMAQRLSEELDQVMYELQKVGIQTIKTKPEDLTANTINKYLELKSRGLM